From the genome of Asterias amurensis chromosome 17, ASM3211899v1, one region includes:
- the LOC139949999 gene encoding uncharacterized protein, protein MQGPRLGIDWCLLVIAIAEFVISIVGASLTCCGLHYNGNSAPQTVVTYHTYPQQMVVGAPPQGVYTNSGATVAYPNQVVLQPGQTYQPQGQFQPPPQGQFQPQPQGQFQPPPQEQPLPK, encoded by the exons ATGCAG GGTCCACGGCTTGGAATTGATTGGTGCCTCCTGGTGATAGCCATTGCAGAGTTTGTCATCTCTATTGTGGGAGCCAGTTTAACTTGTTGTGGCCTCCATTATAATGGCAACTCCGCTCCTCAGACCGTG GTGACTTACCACACCTACCCACAACAGATGGTGGTTGGAGCGCCCCCACAGGGTGTGTACACCAACTCTGGTG caACTGTGGCCTACCCAAACCAGGTTGTCTTGCAGCCTGGCCAGACCTACCAGCCCCAGGGGCAGTTTCAACCTCCACCCCAGGGGCAGTTTCAACCTCAACCCCAGGGGCAGTTTCAACCTCCACCCCAGGAACAGCCTCTGCCCAAGTAA